From Alteromonas australica, one genomic window encodes:
- a CDS encoding VOC family protein has product MSKPNTLIFVDLTSDDPAAAGEFYADVFGWENDPRPYGVFHRMVPGGNMYDSNGNETTIGNFHLGIHKADNTRPHPNNEGADPREIAGPGSKARVWILVSDDDTMEDILERAVSKGAKVLWKDHFWYEFNGFNSAFEDPWGNEIILWGKGGAEPQIPAHFTTE; this is encoded by the coding sequence ATGAGCAAACCGAACACACTGATATTTGTTGATTTGACCTCCGATGATCCCGCTGCCGCTGGCGAATTTTACGCTGATGTTTTCGGGTGGGAAAATGACCCTAGGCCTTATGGTGTCTTCCACCGTATGGTTCCGGGCGGCAACATGTATGATAGTAACGGTAACGAAACAACTATCGGTAATTTTCATTTAGGCATCCATAAAGCCGACAACACTCGCCCCCACCCTAATAATGAAGGTGCTGACCCCAGAGAAATTGCAGGCCCTGGCAGCAAAGCCCGAGTATGGATATTGGTGAGCGACGATGACACCATGGAAGACATCCTTGAGCGGGCGGTATCGAAGGGCGCGAAGGTACTTTGGAAAGACCATTTTTGGTACGAATTTAATGGCTTTAACTCTGCCTTTGAAGACCCATGGGGAAATGAAATAATACTCTGGGGAAAAGGTGGAGCTGAGCCTCAAATACCTGCGCACTTTACCACGGAATAA
- a CDS encoding LLM class flavin-dependent oxidoreductase, which translates to MSKKEFGVFLPIAKGGWIVSTATPTLDGSYAQNKRAAMLADGYGMDFIMSMAKWRGYGGETNHWGCSLESMTMMAGLAEATQHARIIATVHTLLMNPGAVAKMVSTLDQISNGRAGLNIVSGSFRDELNQMGAWRDDIDHDERYAYAQEWSTIVNRLWTEPRVDFDGKYFTLEDCVSEPKPAKKPFTVCAGQSERGLRFTVRNADACFVGGKDDAETRSITQMARDIAKEYDESIKCYCMATLVLDKDNTKALAKAQAYREGKDAGAVEGMMRSYGIDPALKDNAMVIRAQGAFMSRELVGDPASVADQLISMLDNTQMDGVMLNFDDYDQGLTLFGEEILPVLRAHYG; encoded by the coding sequence ATGTCTAAAAAAGAATTTGGTGTATTTTTGCCAATTGCGAAAGGCGGTTGGATCGTATCAACAGCCACACCCACCCTAGATGGATCTTATGCACAAAATAAACGTGCGGCTATGTTAGCCGATGGATATGGCATGGATTTCATTATGTCCATGGCAAAATGGCGTGGTTATGGTGGCGAGACCAATCATTGGGGTTGTTCATTAGAGTCTATGACCATGATGGCAGGACTTGCAGAGGCTACACAGCACGCCAGAATTATTGCCACAGTGCATACTTTGCTGATGAACCCAGGTGCAGTGGCAAAAATGGTTTCCACATTAGACCAAATTTCAAATGGGCGGGCTGGGCTAAATATTGTATCGGGTTCGTTTCGAGATGAATTAAATCAAATGGGCGCGTGGCGCGACGACATTGACCATGATGAAAGGTACGCGTACGCACAAGAGTGGAGCACCATTGTTAATCGCTTGTGGACTGAGCCTAGAGTAGATTTTGATGGAAAGTACTTCACCTTAGAAGATTGTGTTTCAGAGCCTAAGCCGGCGAAAAAACCATTCACGGTGTGTGCAGGCCAGTCTGAGCGTGGTTTACGCTTTACTGTACGGAATGCCGACGCATGTTTTGTAGGTGGTAAGGATGATGCAGAAACGCGTTCTATTACTCAAATGGCGCGTGATATTGCCAAAGAGTATGACGAATCAATAAAGTGCTACTGCATGGCAACTCTTGTGCTAGACAAAGACAATACAAAGGCACTCGCGAAAGCTCAGGCATATCGCGAGGGCAAAGATGCTGGCGCAGTAGAAGGAATGATGCGCTCCTACGGTATTGACCCAGCATTAAAAGATAATGCCATGGTAATACGTGCGCAAGGTGCCTTTATGAGTCGTGAGCTTGTCGGAGATCCTGCTTCGGTCGCAGACCAGCTAATTAGTATGCTCGACAACACCCAAATGGACGGAGTAATGCTGAACTTTGACGACTATGACCAAGGGTTAACTTTATTCGGCGAGGAAATTCTGCCAGTGCTAAGAGCACATTATGGCTAG
- a CDS encoding cysteine hydrolase family protein, with protein sequence MASKQNVLTPLKPTWLSAERSALCIVDVQHDFASPKGLLGQYGVDMSRLAPAISNINSLVEDAHRIGLPVVFIGLQTSPETDSEAWSEWMARQGKDSTSEQAICRRGTQGEAFYQCMPTPSDKVVLKTRYSAFWQTDLNSWLKTQGIDTLVVTGITTECCVESTVRDAFHHDYHVFVVSDACAAYEDELHQASLRSMALSFALLTDTQSVHAIWGTQ encoded by the coding sequence ATGGCTAGCAAACAAAACGTACTGACCCCATTAAAACCCACATGGCTAAGTGCTGAGCGTTCGGCTTTATGCATCGTAGATGTCCAGCACGACTTTGCAAGCCCAAAGGGCTTATTAGGCCAATATGGAGTAGACATGTCACGGTTAGCTCCGGCCATTTCAAATATCAATTCACTTGTGGAAGATGCACACAGAATTGGGCTGCCTGTTGTGTTCATAGGGCTACAAACTTCCCCTGAGACAGACTCTGAAGCGTGGAGCGAATGGATGGCTCGACAGGGAAAAGACTCTACAAGCGAGCAAGCAATTTGTCGTAGAGGGACACAAGGTGAAGCTTTCTATCAGTGCATGCCGACGCCAAGCGATAAGGTAGTATTGAAAACGCGCTACAGTGCATTTTGGCAAACCGATCTAAATAGTTGGCTTAAAACTCAAGGTATAGACACGCTAGTGGTAACTGGAATAACGACAGAGTGCTGTGTGGAGTCTACCGTGCGTGATGCGTTTCACCACGATTACCATGTATTTGTGGTAAGTGATGCGTGTGCCGCATATGAAGACGAGCTTCACCAGGCGAGTTTAAGATCAATGGCATTAAGCTTTGCTCTGCTCACTGACACGCAAAGTGTGCACGCAATATGGGGGACACAATGA
- a CDS encoding zinc-binding metallopeptidase family protein: MTSLFNPDTQTPYTVTDEEKAAIASAIETEELTQLALSLGNIPSRSGEEAQAGEFVRNWLVEEGFTTRTTGAVAHRQNVIGEYGGKGLGKNLLFTAHLDTESPSDDEHINRHKYRPETLANPEWQQCWLEDGSFRGYPISNDRGPMSCFLMAAKALKKAGIDLSGKLYLTACPGEIGPEPMEEWQGVDYLGKDIGANYLFHHGGVVADYAIAAEGCDWGVTWQGNGYALFRIQLLGEGVFTPILDNSPDPNDHPNPIYQLGKVIDAVHQWAQTYEQTNHYKSRGGESVPKVQIDAIKAGSPLTFGAGTDVCSIYVEVGLTAKQTASQPYHELNRLLASLGLTGYNIEPVVVRHGFAADEAQVAPLVKSLSQATSAVKGEALTLAHPAYSSMWRDHNVFNMQRIPAVTSGMPRFRPTPKDLTDSALIYAMTALAICGRAT, from the coding sequence ATGACATCGCTATTTAACCCAGATACTCAAACGCCTTACACGGTTACCGACGAGGAAAAGGCAGCTATTGCTAGTGCCATTGAAACGGAAGAGCTAACGCAATTAGCGCTCAGTCTCGGCAATATTCCTAGTCGCTCTGGAGAAGAAGCGCAAGCGGGTGAGTTTGTGCGCAATTGGCTAGTTGAGGAAGGGTTTACAACCCGCACGACTGGAGCCGTAGCCCATAGGCAGAATGTTATTGGTGAGTACGGGGGCAAGGGACTAGGAAAAAACCTACTGTTTACTGCTCATTTAGATACGGAAAGCCCCAGCGACGATGAGCATATTAACCGGCACAAATATCGACCTGAAACTTTGGCAAATCCGGAATGGCAGCAATGTTGGTTAGAAGACGGCAGTTTCCGAGGTTACCCCATTAGTAACGATCGAGGCCCCATGAGTTGTTTTTTGATGGCGGCCAAGGCACTAAAGAAAGCAGGTATAGACTTATCTGGAAAGCTATATCTTACTGCGTGCCCGGGTGAAATTGGCCCAGAGCCGATGGAAGAATGGCAAGGTGTAGACTATTTAGGTAAAGATATTGGCGCAAACTATCTGTTTCATCATGGAGGGGTGGTAGCAGACTATGCTATTGCAGCGGAAGGGTGTGATTGGGGAGTCACTTGGCAGGGTAATGGCTATGCGCTATTTCGCATTCAATTGCTCGGCGAAGGCGTATTCACCCCAATATTAGACAACTCTCCAGACCCTAATGATCACCCTAACCCTATTTACCAGTTAGGGAAAGTAATAGATGCGGTGCACCAATGGGCACAAACTTATGAACAGACGAATCACTATAAAAGTCGTGGCGGAGAATCTGTTCCGAAAGTGCAAATTGACGCTATTAAAGCCGGTTCGCCCCTGACTTTTGGTGCTGGTACAGATGTATGTTCTATATATGTTGAAGTAGGCCTGACTGCAAAACAAACAGCGTCACAACCTTACCATGAGCTTAATCGGTTGTTGGCTAGCTTAGGGTTGACGGGCTACAACATTGAGCCCGTGGTCGTTCGCCACGGCTTCGCTGCAGACGAGGCACAGGTGGCTCCTCTGGTTAAATCCCTGAGTCAAGCAACCTCAGCCGTGAAGGGAGAAGCGCTTACATTGGCTCATCCAGCGTATTCAAGCATGTGGCGTGATCACAATGTGTTTAACATGCAACGCATTCCTGCAGTGACGTCGGGTATGCCTCGCTTTCGCCCGACACCCAAAGATTTAACCGACAGTGCTCTAATTTACGCAATGACTGCGCTTGCCATTTGTGGGCGCGCTACCTAG
- a CDS encoding TauD/TfdA dioxygenase family protein has protein sequence MQQASKSPETGLMIAPLKDNFGAQIFDVDLQHADEALLQKVVRTFHAHGAIVLRNQTMDPDDLMRFIQAFGEPELHTQTKFCLPNYPHIFKISNMVDANGEPIGAHNDGLGWHTDYSYKEEPVMCTMLYAVTVPEEGGDTLLADQVAAYNDLPDDEKAFLDTLKIHHSLVHFIQNRDFNSYEITDELRRENPDVIHPLVRVHPSDGRKALWVSTGTVKHVLGMDDKEAMALVERLVNYTTQPKYVYQHKWQKGDLLMWDNRCTLHTGTRYDDVKYQRMAHRLWVKGERPIAVDNSNVAERKVS, from the coding sequence ATGCAACAAGCAAGTAAAAGCCCTGAAACGGGATTAATGATTGCGCCGTTGAAGGACAATTTTGGCGCGCAAATATTTGATGTAGATTTACAACATGCTGACGAGGCATTGCTACAAAAAGTTGTTCGCACATTTCACGCTCATGGCGCTATTGTTCTGCGCAACCAAACCATGGATCCAGATGACCTAATGCGTTTTATTCAGGCATTTGGTGAACCAGAACTGCATACGCAGACAAAGTTCTGCTTACCTAATTACCCGCATATATTCAAAATTTCCAATATGGTCGATGCGAATGGCGAGCCCATTGGCGCGCATAATGATGGATTAGGTTGGCATACCGATTATTCGTACAAGGAAGAACCTGTAATGTGCACTATGTTGTATGCGGTGACTGTGCCAGAAGAGGGGGGAGATACACTATTAGCAGATCAAGTAGCGGCCTACAATGATTTACCCGACGATGAAAAAGCCTTTTTAGACACTTTAAAAATTCACCATTCACTGGTGCATTTTATCCAAAATCGTGACTTTAACAGCTATGAAATCACCGATGAACTGCGTCGAGAAAACCCCGATGTGATTCATCCGTTAGTACGTGTACACCCTTCTGATGGGCGTAAAGCGTTATGGGTAAGCACTGGCACTGTAAAACATGTTTTGGGTATGGACGATAAAGAAGCCATGGCGCTCGTCGAGCGATTGGTTAATTACACAACTCAACCAAAATATGTTTATCAACACAAATGGCAAAAAGGTGACCTATTGATGTGGGACAACCGTTGTACATTACACACGGGTACTCGCTACGACGACGTGAAATACCAGCGAATGGCTCATAGACTATGGGTAAAAGGAGAGCGTCCTATCGCGGTTGATAATAGCAATGTGGCTGAACGTAAAGTCTCTTGA